One window of Mesorhizobium loti R88b genomic DNA carries:
- a CDS encoding Lrp/AsnC family transcriptional regulator, whose translation MQQKIADDFDLRILRELRADARITNNELAERIGLSPSPCLRRVRRLEETGVIRGYTTLVDPAAFGWSMVAIATIRLSRQNEDEIVMFEDAIRGWEEVLECHLVTGSRDYVLKVVTGSLEQYERFIKEKIARLKCVASIETSFVMNTIKERRL comes from the coding sequence GTGCAGCAGAAGATAGCCGACGATTTCGACCTCCGAATTCTCAGGGAATTGCGAGCCGACGCGCGCATCACCAACAATGAGCTTGCCGAGCGCATTGGCCTTTCGCCATCCCCTTGCCTGAGGCGCGTGCGGCGGCTGGAGGAGACCGGTGTCATCAGAGGCTACACGACGCTGGTCGATCCCGCCGCCTTCGGCTGGAGCATGGTCGCCATCGCCACCATCCGCCTCAGCCGCCAGAACGAGGACGAGATCGTCATGTTCGAAGACGCGATCCGCGGCTGGGAAGAAGTGCTGGAATGTCACCTCGTCACCGGTTCGCGCGACTATGTGCTGAAGGTGGTGACCGGCAGCCTCGAACAATATGAGCGCTTCATCAAGGAGAAGATCGCACGGCTGAAATGCGTCGCCTCGATCGAGACCAGCTTCGTCATGAACACCATAAAGGAACGGCGCCTCTGA